The Mycolicibacterium arabiense genome has a window encoding:
- a CDS encoding WhiB family transcriptional regulator, with the protein MTHLVANPINIENNGLCNYSADPEEWFDYRKARECKRICGNCPLRQRCARTALAIGATDGVWAGVDLPGEHATVEQHAVARRQLSMVVAAMDQQPESHRQRCLAIREAMHYAAFPGNGALVEETASA; encoded by the coding sequence ATGACGCATCTAGTGGCCAACCCGATCAACATCGAAAACAACGGGCTATGCAACTACTCAGCCGACCCCGAGGAGTGGTTCGACTACCGCAAGGCCCGGGAGTGCAAGCGGATCTGCGGCAATTGCCCCCTACGCCAGAGGTGTGCCCGCACCGCCTTGGCAATCGGAGCCACCGATGGCGTCTGGGCCGGGGTCGATCTGCCCGGCGAACACGCCACGGTCGAGCAGCACGCCGTAGCCCGCCGGCAGCTGTCCATGGTGGTCGCCGCCATGGACCAACAGCCCGAGTCGCACCGGCAACGCTGCCTGGCGATTCGGGAGGCGATGCACTACGCGGCGTTCCCCGGCAACGGCGCCCTGGTCGAGGAAACGGCCAGTGCCTAG
- a CDS encoding helix-turn-helix domain-containing protein has translation MTGDIDDEAGDTTPASDDALDPSLVRLRDSIARRRAELGLSQRRLAELAGVSLGTATRLERGAGPPRVSTVPKLEDALEWPRGTFQAIRDGEDPPRVPPRGRTQQAVPASPSAASTTAMRSATQYGQALSIASAVVAISDVCLEVLTSELNDPGARVGALNALDANMRQMESLIAASLPDAESFDDAIAVMREVHESRESIQKAAEALT, from the coding sequence GTGACAGGCGACATCGACGACGAGGCTGGCGACACGACGCCTGCCAGCGACGATGCACTTGATCCGTCCCTGGTGCGGCTCCGAGATTCCATTGCGCGTCGCCGCGCCGAGCTGGGCTTGAGTCAGCGCAGACTCGCCGAGCTAGCGGGGGTGTCCTTGGGTACGGCCACCCGGCTCGAACGTGGTGCAGGGCCTCCTCGAGTGAGCACCGTGCCCAAGCTCGAGGACGCGCTGGAGTGGCCTCGGGGCACGTTTCAGGCCATCCGCGATGGTGAGGACCCCCCACGGGTCCCGCCACGCGGGCGTACTCAGCAGGCTGTCCCAGCGTCGCCGAGCGCGGCGTCCACGACCGCGATGCGCAGCGCCACCCAGTACGGTCAAGCTCTATCGATCGCCTCAGCCGTCGTGGCGATCAGCGACGTCTGTCTTGAGGTACTCACCAGCGAGCTGAATGATCCTGGTGCGCGTGTTGGAGCGTTGAACGCGCTGGATGCCAACATGCGTCAGATGGAGAGCCTCATCGCGGCCAGCTTGCCCGATGCCGAGTCCTTTGACGACGCGATAGCGGTCATGCGCGAGGTGCATGAGAGTCGTGAATCCATCCAAAAGGCCGCCGAGGCACTGACATAG
- a CDS encoding lysozyme family protein produces the protein MSLQGLVDATAHALGGARELYGQAPAASGLPSTGGLQSLKTDLSASVDSVLASWRGGGGEGYKLAGGNGVAALSDVVGADNRVGPLVVTASNESGDGRAGMNNVFSDTRSGVNAIAPSTDTPAGKQVLVSHLEGQLDRAKALLTKSQQRGQMLATMIKSAGSGYGGAPMSGGMPMGGVMGMPAMGGGMGGAMGGTSPLSSLSARSGLAGKLPGPSGSLPGRGASARGAAPASSAAKIPVGEVSFAGRGTFPKGPAAMSEAINAALDARGVTDPVARKRWHDGYMTLTGRESGHNASVVNLSDSNARGAQMSDGAPANSSRGPAQCIPTTFAGYHQPGTSTSIYEPVANVAASMNYVMDRYGVSPDGSNLASRVPQSNPGASPRGY, from the coding sequence ATGTCCTTGCAGGGTCTGGTTGATGCGACGGCGCACGCGCTTGGTGGTGCCCGCGAGCTGTACGGTCAGGCTCCCGCGGCGTCGGGGTTGCCGTCGACGGGTGGGTTGCAGAGTTTGAAGACCGATTTGAGTGCGTCGGTGGATTCGGTGCTGGCGAGTTGGCGGGGCGGTGGGGGAGAGGGGTACAAGCTGGCTGGTGGCAATGGGGTGGCCGCTCTGAGCGACGTGGTCGGTGCCGACAATCGGGTCGGGCCGCTGGTGGTCACGGCGTCGAATGAGTCCGGCGATGGTCGTGCCGGGATGAACAACGTGTTTAGCGACACTCGGTCTGGGGTCAATGCGATCGCTCCCAGTACCGACACCCCGGCTGGTAAGCAGGTCCTGGTCAGCCACCTCGAAGGCCAGCTCGACCGCGCCAAAGCGCTCCTCACCAAGTCCCAACAACGCGGTCAAATGCTGGCGACGATGATCAAATCCGCTGGCAGCGGCTACGGCGGAGCCCCTATGAGTGGCGGCATGCCCATGGGCGGCGTCATGGGCATGCCGGCGATGGGGGGCGGTATGGGTGGCGCAATGGGTGGGACGTCCCCGCTCAGCTCGCTATCGGCTCGGAGTGGGTTGGCCGGCAAGCTCCCCGGTCCCTCCGGGTCCTTGCCGGGGCGAGGAGCCTCCGCTCGAGGTGCGGCGCCAGCGTCGTCGGCGGCGAAGATTCCGGTCGGTGAAGTCAGTTTCGCCGGGCGGGGCACGTTCCCCAAAGGCCCGGCAGCGATGTCCGAGGCCATCAACGCCGCCCTGGACGCCCGAGGCGTCACCGACCCCGTCGCCCGCAAGCGTTGGCACGACGGCTACATGACCCTGACCGGCCGCGAAAGCGGCCACAATGCCAGCGTCGTCAACCTGTCCGACTCAAACGCCCGCGGCGCCCAGATGTCCGACGGTGCCCCCGCCAACAGCTCCCGCGGCCCCGCTCAATGCATCCCCACCACATTCGCCGGGTACCACCAGCCGGGAACCTCGACGAGCATCTACGAACCGGTGGCCAACGTCGCAGCATCCATGAACTACGTGATGGATCGTTACGGCGTCAGTCCAGACGGGTCCAATCTGGCTTCCCGTGTGCCTCAGTCAAACCCGGGAGCCAGCCCTCGGGGGTACTGA
- a CDS encoding ParA family protein translates to MTMSGQTRVVLVANQKGGVGKSTTVAAIAEMIAAAGKRGRRVLVVDGDPQANVTVEDLGVAGDRGQSLAQTLQFGAPLAPVRDVRPNLDVVPGGPQLAVVGAAAHLMVENGIDMGTNFQTQLTALCESEAYDLVVIDSGPGDVPLLDTYLSVANYLLIPTRDDQASLGGVERLAKRFWRARKRGASIQLLGVLLFDVNPRATKRNEEVFAQVSEMLEGSGTTPFDITIRSAPAAAVDMRTLHRTAGELVALANDERRSRLARLRDKQTPSRAMWSSDPSGLAADYQELVREIVARLRRFETTMEERVG, encoded by the coding sequence ATGACGATGAGTGGACAAACACGCGTGGTCCTGGTCGCCAACCAAAAGGGCGGAGTCGGTAAGTCGACGACGGTGGCGGCCATTGCCGAAATGATCGCGGCCGCGGGCAAGCGCGGGCGTCGTGTTCTTGTGGTGGACGGCGATCCGCAAGCCAACGTCACGGTCGAGGATCTGGGGGTAGCGGGCGACCGTGGCCAGTCATTGGCTCAGACGCTGCAATTCGGCGCCCCATTGGCACCGGTGCGTGATGTTCGACCCAACCTCGACGTGGTCCCGGGTGGACCTCAGTTGGCTGTCGTCGGCGCGGCCGCGCATCTGATGGTGGAGAACGGCATAGACATGGGGACCAACTTCCAGACACAGCTGACGGCGCTATGTGAATCCGAGGCATACGACTTAGTGGTCATCGACTCCGGGCCGGGGGACGTTCCGCTGCTGGATACCTACCTGTCGGTCGCCAACTATCTGCTCATCCCTACCCGGGACGATCAAGCCAGCCTTGGTGGGGTTGAACGCTTGGCCAAACGGTTCTGGCGGGCAAGGAAGCGTGGGGCGTCGATCCAGCTGCTGGGTGTCTTGCTCTTCGACGTCAACCCGCGCGCCACCAAACGCAACGAGGAAGTCTTCGCACAGGTCAGCGAGATGCTCGAAGGTAGCGGCACTACGCCGTTCGACATCACGATCCGCTCGGCGCCGGCAGCAGCGGTCGACATGCGCACCCTGCACAGGACCGCGGGGGAGTTGGTGGCACTGGCCAACGATGAACGCCGCAGCCGGTTGGCCAGGTTGCGGGACAAGCAGACCCCCAGCCGGGCGATGTGGTCCAGTGACCCGAGCGGGCTGGCCGCGGACTATCAAGAGTTGGTGCGCGAGATCGTGGCCCGCCTCAGACGGTTCGAGACGACGATGGAGGAGCGCGTCGGATGA
- a CDS encoding ParA family protein, giving the protein MAIHVLLNQKGGVGKSTLSVNLAAVTADVLNRGDDPDASSPVLALSVDPQGSAIWWASRMNDLPFHIAQAHDDLAGLAALKDLPGIQHVYVDTPGWIDLNSNGDGSDPLGRGPAADVLRAVLDMADQVIVPIEPEPLSFDPTARTITKVLQPRGLRYLVVINNWDPRDGRYDLDQTKDFVKANGWPLANTVIRHYKLHVRASAEGQVVTEYPANRVALQAREDFYKLALELNVGASR; this is encoded by the coding sequence ATGGCTATTCATGTCCTGCTCAATCAGAAGGGCGGCGTGGGCAAGAGCACCCTCTCGGTCAATCTCGCCGCCGTGACTGCTGACGTTCTCAATCGCGGCGACGATCCAGATGCTAGTTCGCCGGTCCTGGCGCTTTCGGTCGATCCTCAGGGTTCGGCGATCTGGTGGGCTTCCCGGATGAACGATCTTCCGTTTCACATCGCCCAGGCGCACGATGATCTGGCTGGCCTGGCCGCCCTCAAAGACCTGCCCGGGATTCAGCACGTCTACGTCGACACCCCGGGCTGGATCGACCTCAACAGCAACGGTGACGGCTCTGACCCCTTGGGGCGGGGGCCCGCAGCCGATGTCTTACGCGCCGTCCTTGACATGGCCGACCAAGTGATCGTGCCAATCGAGCCCGAACCGCTGAGCTTCGACCCAACCGCGCGCACCATCACCAAGGTGCTGCAACCTCGCGGCCTGCGCTACCTCGTGGTCATCAACAACTGGGATCCCCGCGATGGCCGCTACGACCTCGACCAGACCAAGGACTTCGTAAAGGCTAATGGCTGGCCTCTGGCCAACACCGTGATCCGGCATTACAAGCTCCACGTCCGCGCCAGCGCCGAAGGTCAAGTCGTCACCGAATACCCAGCCAATCGGGTCGCGTTACAGGCACGCGAAGATTTCTACAAACTCGCCCTCGAACTCAACGTCGGAGCGTCACGCTAA
- a CDS encoding ParB/RepB/Spo0J family partition protein, with protein MARGQRTNLADLVASVGDKSPVDKGQPPRDDVPGHTVPLSDLTANPRNPRDDVGDLADLASIADIQLQPALVVSRAAYLHLYPDDDITSRYVVVNGCRRLAAAHKYGRNDLAIVVNDAVARDRVTMISASIAENVDRQNFDVIEEARAVEALVLECGRADAAAARLHKTGAWVSQRRALLHLAPELQTALRRGELAIRDARQLARVPLAEQVARWQASQDRPNGMGDESTYNKRPPSRSRVISAAIADFDSKPEQLANALRTYLGPDGVHRLRDLLGQAST; from the coding sequence ATGGCTCGCGGACAACGCACCAACCTCGCCGACCTCGTAGCGTCGGTCGGCGACAAATCACCCGTCGACAAGGGACAGCCACCACGCGACGACGTACCCGGACACACCGTGCCCCTGAGCGACCTAACGGCCAATCCTCGCAACCCCCGGGATGACGTTGGCGATCTGGCAGACCTTGCGTCTATAGCCGACATTCAACTTCAACCCGCCCTCGTCGTCAGCCGCGCCGCCTATCTCCACCTTTACCCCGACGACGACATCACCAGCCGCTACGTGGTCGTCAACGGATGCCGACGGTTGGCAGCCGCCCACAAATACGGACGCAACGACTTGGCAATCGTCGTCAACGACGCCGTCGCCCGCGATCGCGTCACGATGATTTCAGCCAGCATCGCGGAGAACGTCGACCGCCAAAATTTCGATGTCATCGAAGAAGCGCGCGCGGTCGAAGCACTGGTCCTTGAGTGCGGGCGTGCCGACGCCGCCGCTGCACGGCTGCACAAGACGGGCGCTTGGGTGTCTCAGCGGCGCGCACTGCTCCACCTCGCACCTGAGTTGCAGACCGCGCTGCGCCGCGGCGAACTCGCCATTCGCGACGCACGGCAACTTGCCCGCGTACCGTTGGCCGAGCAGGTGGCACGGTGGCAGGCGAGTCAAGATCGTCCCAACGGAATGGGGGATGAGAGTACGTACAACAAACGTCCGCCCAGCCGATCACGGGTCATCTCCGCGGCGATTGCCGATTTCGACAGCAAGCCGGAGCAGCTCGCCAACGCGCTGCGCACTTACCTCGGGCCCGACGGCGTACATCGGCTTCGCGACCTCCTCGGGCAAGCTTCCACCTGA
- a CDS encoding DUF4226 domain-containing protein: MAAAAEVVAAIDHITRYKPDWRGTLNDADFNALNDMYQRAKHHPEEWLANRDLPTTLDDKYLGALRLDNPTLFNGAKPVDPPGAPPATQPASVDAPSATPGQTPASAPTDDGFSGRAADASQRVDDALAKNKTALAEADEELVDAVLGAKTGSEEGKAQLQALQSALVDQIHKLGPSLDTPAGQQQLNDFLQGKAQEILGIVKSSGMDAESKAEVLDALSQRYDSVKDSAGTGMGNGSADPAASGDNGQNGSGTVSSAAPAPADAGAGAGDPLANDPLLSGLASDPLMGGLGGLAGPAMGALSGLPGAMGSMMPAMGGGMGGGLPLGDLGGAIGGAIKEASARAPEHPADALRDDPLADKPDDDPSEASRTEDKGGEEAPAEDEKDSPAAEPAAAKPGEGEQPQPVAAEAGQVPPPQPGPDVSVKLPDGSTATADSPQLAHAGRLVVEGASLDDAAGQAQITVLPPGAPVNEPVSPSQLKLMDYAQFTDHRVMALGSGKVWLNGQVTPVEEMPTGPNFLGWARPQVQTSPAATVLAGAH, translated from the coding sequence ATGGCAGCCGCGGCCGAGGTCGTCGCAGCGATCGACCACATCACGCGCTACAAGCCGGACTGGCGCGGAACCCTCAACGACGCGGACTTCAACGCGCTCAACGACATGTATCAACGCGCGAAGCACCATCCCGAGGAGTGGCTGGCCAACCGCGACCTGCCGACAACCCTCGACGACAAGTACCTAGGGGCCCTGCGGCTGGACAACCCCACCTTGTTCAACGGGGCTAAGCCCGTCGACCCGCCCGGTGCCCCACCGGCGACGCAGCCCGCGAGCGTGGACGCCCCGTCGGCCACTCCCGGCCAGACCCCAGCCTCAGCGCCGACTGATGACGGCTTCTCGGGGCGGGCGGCAGACGCATCGCAACGTGTCGATGATGCGTTGGCCAAGAACAAAACGGCGCTGGCCGAGGCCGACGAGGAACTCGTCGATGCAGTTCTGGGCGCCAAGACCGGTTCCGAAGAGGGCAAGGCGCAGCTGCAGGCGTTGCAGTCCGCTCTGGTCGACCAAATCCACAAGCTGGGACCATCTTTGGACACCCCGGCCGGGCAGCAGCAGCTCAACGACTTCCTCCAGGGCAAGGCCCAGGAGATCCTGGGCATCGTCAAATCGTCGGGAATGGACGCAGAGTCCAAGGCCGAGGTTCTCGACGCGCTCTCACAGCGTTACGACTCGGTGAAGGACTCCGCGGGCACGGGCATGGGTAACGGCTCCGCCGACCCGGCCGCCTCGGGCGACAACGGTCAAAATGGTAGTGGCACAGTCAGTTCAGCGGCACCTGCGCCGGCTGACGCGGGCGCCGGTGCCGGGGATCCCCTGGCCAACGACCCCCTGTTGAGCGGTCTGGCTTCGGATCCGTTGATGGGCGGCCTGGGCGGCCTGGCAGGCCCGGCGATGGGTGCACTCTCAGGGCTTCCGGGCGCCATGGGCTCGATGATGCCCGCAATGGGTGGAGGAATGGGCGGCGGACTGCCCTTGGGTGATCTGGGTGGTGCGATCGGCGGCGCGATCAAGGAAGCCTCCGCGCGCGCTCCGGAGCACCCTGCCGATGCGCTCAGGGACGACCCCTTGGCCGACAAGCCCGACGACGACCCCTCCGAGGCAAGCAGGACAGAAGACAAGGGCGGCGAGGAAGCTCCTGCCGAAGACGAGAAGGATTCGCCCGCGGCCGAACCGGCAGCGGCCAAGCCTGGTGAGGGGGAGCAGCCGCAGCCGGTGGCGGCCGAAGCCGGGCAAGTGCCACCACCTCAGCCCGGCCCGGATGTCTCGGTGAAGCTGCCCGACGGCTCGACCGCGACTGCCGATAGCCCGCAGCTGGCCCACGCTGGGCGCTTGGTCGTCGAAGGTGCCAGCCTCGACGACGCGGCGGGACAGGCTCAGATCACGGTGCTGCCGCCAGGGGCCCCGGTGAACGAACCGGTCTCGCCGAGTCAACTCAAGCTGATGGACTACGCCCAGTTCACCGACCATCGAGTGATGGCCCTCGGTAGCGGCAAGGTCTGGCTGAACGGGCAGGTCACCCCTGTCGAGGAGATGCCGACCGGACCGAACTTCCTGGGCTGGGCTCGCCCGCAGGTTCAGACATCCCCGGCAGCAACGGTGCTGGCGGGGGCCCACTAA
- a CDS encoding type VII secretion target has translation MSVVFEVDPAELRRRAEVHAQAIDQIVAARADNERMTSEAQTLGPLYHQVKASVNDVARRRDAALASEQRRHEEMREALLASAAEYERIEAENRARLTMRSFGA, from the coding sequence ATGAGCGTGGTATTTGAGGTTGATCCCGCCGAGCTGCGTCGTCGTGCCGAGGTGCACGCGCAGGCCATCGACCAGATCGTGGCGGCTCGCGCGGACAACGAGCGGATGACTAGTGAGGCGCAGACATTGGGTCCGCTGTATCACCAGGTCAAGGCATCGGTTAACGATGTCGCCCGCAGGCGGGATGCGGCGTTGGCCAGCGAGCAGCGGCGGCATGAAGAGATGCGGGAAGCCTTGCTCGCCTCGGCCGCCGAGTACGAGCGGATCGAAGCCGAGAACCGTGCACGCCTGACCATGAGATCGTTTGGAGCGTAG
- a CDS encoding DUF2694 domain-containing protein has translation MEVFEATSRDESIIVSVDRRGASVGVQLEPEAMDVADEELAARIIRLNTLAYLRSQLELRLEMERNHVENVGPFLPTEDQVAAFATTIDF, from the coding sequence GTGGAGGTCTTCGAGGCCACCAGCCGCGATGAGTCCATCATCGTCAGTGTCGACCGGCGGGGCGCCTCGGTTGGCGTGCAGCTCGAGCCGGAGGCGATGGACGTCGCCGATGAGGAGCTGGCGGCGCGGATCATCCGACTGAACACCCTGGCCTACTTGCGGTCTCAGCTGGAGCTTCGCTTGGAGATGGAGCGTAATCACGTGGAGAACGTAGGCCCGTTTCTGCCCACCGAGGACCAGGTGGCCGCGTTCGCGACGACCATCGACTTCTGA
- a CDS encoding YbaB/EbfC family nucleoid-associated protein, producing the protein MTAAYESDAELVARNVATIDRVQQTLRDLRKKWASINVHMESANGDVQLSVNHQGRLMSLSLAPGCTTRYTNEGLERVISTTLQAAVAEACAEFDEIERNAEQATLEAAHLIGDLS; encoded by the coding sequence ATGACCGCAGCCTATGAGTCCGACGCCGAGCTGGTCGCCCGCAACGTCGCCACCATCGATCGAGTGCAGCAGACCCTGCGCGATCTGCGGAAGAAGTGGGCCAGCATCAACGTGCACATGGAAAGCGCCAACGGCGATGTGCAGCTCTCGGTCAACCACCAGGGGCGGCTGATGTCGTTGTCGCTGGCCCCAGGGTGCACAACCCGGTACACCAATGAGGGGCTCGAGCGAGTGATCAGCACGACGCTGCAGGCCGCCGTTGCCGAAGCCTGCGCCGAGTTCGACGAAATCGAGAGGAACGCTGAGCAGGCAACGCTGGAGGCTGCCCACCTGATCGGCGATCTGTCCTAG